One genomic segment of Stigmatella aurantiaca includes these proteins:
- a CDS encoding uracil-DNA glycosylase: MTRLEALQEEITRCRACPRLVAWREEVAQVKRRAFLDWNYWGRAVPGFGDPRARLLIVGLAPAAHGANRTGRFFTGDRSGDFLMAGLYRAGFANQPLSQHAGDGLKLLGAYITAAARCAPPENKPQPDELARCAPFIDRELALLPTRVFLALGAIAWNATLTVLARTGVVFPKPRPVFAHGAELALPGGRTLVGCYHVSQQNTQTGLLTPAMFDAVMVRIRSLVEAEPP, from the coding sequence GTGACGCGGCTCGAAGCACTGCAGGAGGAGATCACCCGGTGCCGGGCGTGCCCCCGGCTGGTGGCCTGGCGGGAGGAAGTGGCGCAGGTGAAGCGCCGGGCGTTCCTGGACTGGAACTACTGGGGCCGGGCGGTTCCTGGCTTCGGCGACCCCCGAGCCCGGCTGCTCATCGTGGGGTTGGCTCCCGCGGCCCACGGCGCCAACCGGACGGGCCGGTTCTTCACCGGGGACCGTTCGGGCGACTTCCTCATGGCGGGCCTGTACCGGGCGGGGTTCGCGAACCAGCCCCTAAGCCAGCACGCGGGGGACGGCTTGAAGCTGCTCGGGGCCTACATCACCGCGGCGGCCCGGTGCGCCCCTCCCGAGAACAAGCCCCAGCCGGACGAGCTGGCCCGCTGTGCGCCCTTCATTGACCGGGAGCTGGCCCTCCTGCCCACGCGGGTGTTCCTGGCGCTGGGGGCCATCGCATGGAACGCCACCCTGACCGTCCTGGCGCGCACCGGGGTGGTGTTCCCCAAGCCCCGGCCGGTTTTCGCCCACGGGGCGGAGCTGGCGCTGCCAGGCGGCCGCACCCTTGTGGGCTGCTACCACGTCAGCCAGCAGAACACGCAGACGGGGCTGCTCACCCCGGCCATGTTCGACGCGGTGATGGTCCGGATCCGGAGCCTGGTGGAGGCAGAGCCCCCGTGA
- a CDS encoding PEGA domain-containing protein, protein MGLRKASGVLLALGVMACAARPEEPGALAQARKLMRDAESQKGNVILKCELPEAEVVLDGVTQGICSDFQGAPRGLQVGQGLHHIEVRMDGYWPYTTYLEPQGARTTLSIRLQSKAGPAP, encoded by the coding sequence ATGGGGCTTCGGAAAGCCAGCGGAGTCCTGCTCGCCCTGGGTGTGATGGCCTGTGCCGCCCGCCCGGAGGAGCCGGGGGCCCTGGCCCAGGCCCGGAAGCTGATGCGCGATGCCGAGTCTCAGAAGGGAAACGTCATCTTGAAGTGCGAGCTGCCCGAGGCGGAGGTCGTGCTCGATGGTGTCACCCAGGGGATTTGCAGCGACTTCCAGGGCGCTCCCCGGGGGCTGCAAGTGGGGCAGGGGCTGCACCACATCGAGGTGCGCATGGACGGCTACTGGCCCTACACCACCTACCTGGAGCCTCAGGGGGCACGGACCACCCTGAGCATCCGGCTTCAATCCAAGGCAGGACCGGCGCCCTGA